One Carassius auratus strain Wakin unplaced genomic scaffold, ASM336829v1 scaf_tig00035191, whole genome shotgun sequence DNA window includes the following coding sequences:
- the LOC113081880 gene encoding protein-glutamine gamma-glutamyltransferase K-like, which produces MSSFNPSTAGGSSGTSAASDKLLMVRSVDLLKSKDGPNRREHHTDAYFSDKLIVRRGQTFQMWIEFSRPFNPKSDKLQLQLKLDPIFSSNPGIRISVPLVDVLEDGRWEMKLVEQKDKRVRLAVNTLPSASIGRYRVTVESFSPRGKLLFPCTPNDIYLLFNPWCEDDPVFLDNEEERKEYVLNSMGRIYYGTEQQIGARTWNFAQFEQDVLEACLFLLERGQVAVTEWRDPVIVCRTVSALVNTNDDRGVLMGNWSDSYEDGTSPTVWTGSGAILRQYYKSSGKPVKYGQCWVFAGVTTSVLRCLGIPTRCVTNFSSAHDTDLSLSTDIYLDEKLELIKDETSDSVWNFHVWNESWMTRPDLPAGNGGWQVVDATPQELSQGSYRCGPTPVSAVRNGQVHLKYDTPFVFAEVNSDRIYWQKKADGSLSQVHVEKNSIGQSISTKAVGSDARVDITHLYKYPEGSEEERIAVETASRFGSKPTLYLSPTDSDVSIEIVMNGAGPRIGEDAKLSIVLKNTSSKQRTAALLYEVMVMYYTGVMKDTVKKDRITVDLKPQETKIFPWTLQYKEYMNHLVDQGALMLSVTGRVNQTKQILATQFNFRLRTPDLIITPLEDAVVGKELTVQITFQNPLTQVLKSVLFRVEGLGMQSVRMIEHGDVEKLGKVTLTEKYVPTVSGSQKLLASMDCRLLTQVHGFADIVVKPE; this is translated from the exons ATGTCTAGTTTTAACCCCAGCACTGCTGGAGGATCCAGTGGGACATCAGCGGCTTCAG acaAGCTTCTGATGGTTCGTTCAGTCGATCTCCTGAAATCCAAGGATGGGCCGAACCGACGCGAGCATCACACAGACGCTTACTTCAGCGACAAGCTGATCGTCCGCAGAGGACAGACCTTCCAGATGTGGATCGAGTTCTCCAGACCCTTCAACCCCAAATCAGACAAACTACAGCTGCAGCTCAAGTTAG ATCCCATCTTCAGCAGTAATCCAGGGATTCGCATCTCTGTGCCGTTAGTGGACGTCCTGGAAGACGGCCGCTGGGAGATGAAGCTGGTGGAGCAGAAAGACAAGCGTGTGCGTCTGGCGGTCAACACTCTTCCGTCCGCCTCCATCGGCCGCTACAGGGTGACCGTCGAGTCGTTCTCCCCGAGGGGCAAGCTGCTGTTCCCCTGCACCCCAAACGACATCTACCTGCTCTTCAACCCCTGGTGTGAAG ATGATCCTGTGTTTCTGGATAATGAAGAGGAAAGGAAAGAGTATGTTTTGAACAGCATGGGCAGAATTTACTACGGAACCGAGCAGCAGATCGGAGCCAGAACGTGGAATTTCGCCCAG TTTGAACAGGACGTCCTGGAAGCGTGTCTGTTCCTGCTGGAGAGGGGTCAGGTCGCTGTGACCGAATGGAGAGATCCGGTGATCGTGTGCAGAACGGTCTCTGCTCTG GTGAACACCAATGACGACCGTGGTGTGCTGATGGGTAACTGGTCAGACAGCTATGAAGACGGGACGAGTCCCACCGTCTGGACCGGGAGCGGGGCCATCCTGAGACAGTATTACAAAAGCTCAGGGAAGCCTGTCAAATATGGCCAGTGCTGGGTCTTTGCAGGAGTCACCACATCTG TGTTGAGATGTCTTGGTATTCCCACCCGCTGTGTGACCAACTTCAGTTCTGCTCACGACACGGACCTTTCTCTGAGCACAGACATTTATCTTGATGAGAAACTGGAGCTTATCAAAGACGAGACCAGCGATTCTGTCTG GAACTTCCACGTGTGGAACGAGTCCTGGATGACGCGTCCAGATCTCCCGGCGGGTAACGGTGGATGGCAGGTGGTGGACGCGACCCCTCAAGAGCTCAGCCAGGGGTCATACCGCTGCGGTCCCACCCCTGTCTCTGCCGTCCGCAACGGACAAGTCCACCTGAAATACGACACGCCGTTCGTCTTTGCTGAA GTGAACAGTGACAGGATCTACTGGCAGAAGAAAGCTGATGGAAGTTTGAGTCAGGTTCACGTGGAGAAGAACTCCATCGGTCAGAGCATCAGCACTAAAGCTGTGGGATCTGATGCTCGGGTGGACATCACACACCTCTACAAATACCCAGAAG GTTCAGAGGAGGAGCGCATAGCTGTGGAAACGGCCAGTCGTTTCGGCTCCAAGCCCACTCTGTATCTGTCGCCCACCGACAGCGACGTGAGCATTGAGATCGTCATGAACGGGGCAGGACCTCGTATCGGTGAAGACGCCAAACTGTCCATCGTCCTGAAGAACACGAGCTCAAAGCAGCGCACGGCCGCGCTCCTGTACGAGGTGATGGTCATGTACTACACTGGAGTGATGAAGGACACGGTGAAGAAAGACCGGATTACTGTCGACCTCAAACCACAAGAGA CCAAGATTTTTCCCTGGACTCTGCAGTATAAGGAGTACATGAATCATCTGGTGGACCAGGGCGCTCTGATGCTCTCGGTCACCGGTCGGGTCAATCAGACCAAACAGATTCTGGCCACACAGTTCAACTTCAGACTGCGCACACCAGACCTCATCATCACT CCTCTAGAGGACGCTGTGGTGGGGAAAGAGTTGACCGTCCAGATCACGTTCCAGAACCCGCTGACACAAGTGTTGAAGAGCGTTTTGTTCCGTGTAGAGGGATTGGGAATGCAGAGCGTCCGAATGATCGAACATGG TGATGTGGAGAAGCTTGGGAAGGTTACACTGACGGAGAAGTATGTCCCAACCGTGTCCGGCTCTCAGAAGCTCCTGGCATCGATGGACTGCCGTCTGCTCACTCAAGTGCACGGATTCGCTGATATCGTGGTGAAACCAGAGTAA